AACtctgattccattttttaaacttcCTTAAAAAGTTCTAATAAAAGGAATTTAAGCCACATTTGGCAAACAACAAATTCTACTTGCTGGCCATTCCACTCAAATATCTCTccattctgtatttctgttttatttcaaagACTGATAAACTCAGTTATATAAAATCTACTGGGACATCACCATCAACAGTCAAAAGATGTATGACAGACTGGGGAGACAATCATCACCCTTGTCACAAAGGGCTCATCTCTTTAATGTGTAAAAATGTCCTCAAGTCAACAAGAAAAAGACCGAAAACGGACAAAGGGCCATTAACAGTTCAcatgaacaaaataaaagtgaaataacaCTCAACATATGACAAGATGTTCTACCTCACTCAGTAAGAAAAATGCAAGTTTAAACTACAAGATAGAATTTTCATCTATCAGCTTAGCCAATATTAATAACCATTTATcagaaacatcttttaaaaatataaaatagatgaaatcCTTCCCAGTCTTAGAACATCCCCAAGGCTGCCATGGAGTAAAATCTAGGTGCCCCCAGGGCCCTCCAGGTCTGGTTACTgacccctcctcccctttctcgCCATTTTCCTCTCTCATTACTTTCTACCCCCTGGAAGTCTTAAGACTGGCTCCTTCTCCTCATTTAGAGGGGCCTGTACTTGGAGGGGGCTTCACTCCTACTCCAGAAAGTGGCCAAGACCTGGGCCACTGCAGGGTAAAGACCCAGCCCCATGCACCTTACAGGGGCTACTTGATTTTCCCCAAGTTGCCTGACCTGTTGTTACATAGCCAGGTTCTTGAAAGGCCCCTTCTCTGTTGGTACAGGAACCAAGGGTCTCAGGCAGCCTCCCTGACTCACCCTGGCTAGAACAGGCCACTCGGTGCAGAAAAATCAGAGGGTGTAGAGGTACCTGGAGCAAAGTTACCAGAAGTCTCTGCCTCATAgtccttttaaaaagtaaatacataagtGCATGTACTTAACTTACGTGAACATAACCGTACATACTTGGCAAGAAAgatcaacaataaaaaataatataacaacaacaataaaaaataaaacagcaacacatttttaataaaacatggTCCCTAATAAGTCTCACTTGGTGTATCAGCTGTAGCTCAGTTCAAGAAATAGGAATCTGTTCTGAGGCTGTAGGAAAAACGTTTGTGCCGAACCCTTTGGGAAAGAGGTTGGTGAGCCTAAACTTGTCATCACAGACCCTGTGGACCTTCAGAAGAACTTTCCAGGGCAGTGTTGATTGCATGTGATTTTTTGCTACACCTATTGAGCTAATccccatttaaaatgtatactttcattatgaaaaaaaaaatgtctgttgttaaaaatgcaaactaTACAAGAGGCGTGGAGTGGAAATTTCTTCAGCCTGACAAGTGCTTTCTAAAGCAGCCAGAGATAGCAGGTGCCGGCAGGGTGCTGGTAGGAAGTAGAGGCTGGTTGGGCGCTGGCCTCACCAGCAAGGAATGCAGCACGTGGAACAGAAGACAACCATGGATGCAGGATGAGGCCGCAGTGGGATGGAGGGATGCCACAGAGGGCGCCTGGCCCTGCTTGGGTGTgggagaatgaatgaatgtcagtCAGGCAAGGGAAGATGGGAAGGCTCCCGGGACATCAAAGTATGGGCAGGATGTGGTTTCTGAGGGGGGTCTGGTATGACTGGTCTGATGTGGGCCATGCTGGGAGACTGGGTGTAGGAGGAATAACCAAGGGCAGGTCTTGAGGACTGTTATATGCCAAGCTAAGGGGTGAAGCTTCTCCCTAAGCCACCTGGAGAGTTGAATGAGAAGGCAAGTGGGTGGCTTGGTCAGATTTACCCATGTGGCAGCTTGGAGGGTGGGTTGGGGGCACCGAGTGGAGTCAGAGAGCCCCACTGGGAGACTTTATAGTAATTCAGGCAAAGTCTGAACTAAGGGAGATCTGAAGGCATTGAGGGAGACCGAGAGATGGGGAAATCCATGGCAGAAATGGGGGCATGCAGAGAGGAGCCTGGTTTGCCGGAGAGGGAAGAGGCTGCTTTCAGCCCTAGGTGTGTGGATTCTGAGGTGTCAGTGCCTGCCCTCCCTCATGTCTGATATCTGGAGAGGGTAGGTGTGTCCAGGGGGAAAGAGACCAAATGGCTTTACAAAAGTGTCTGAAGGAGCACCTCGTTGGTGGCCAGAGGCTTCCAGGTAGGTGGGTCTGGTACTGAGGAGAGAAGGTGGGGCTAGAGACCCAGTTTGGGAGAGTCCGCAGAGGGCTGGAAATGTCAGTCAGAACAGAAGATGcatggggagaggaaggagcagaaACTGAAGATGCAACAGTGGGGCTGCCCCACTTAGGAGGAAGGCAAGGTAGACCCTGGGGCCGGGAGGTGGCAGGAAACAGCCCTGAGCTCTGCACCTCCACGTGATGGTGTGTGCAGAGGGGGAGCCCCAGAGCAGCTCCCAAGTCCCCCACCTGGCTTTCAGTGCTGGGAAATGTTGATGGGTGAGCCTGGAGTGCTGCCTTCTCCAGAAAAGAGTGGGGCTGAATCCACAGAATGCTCACTTGTCAGCCACATTTTGTAAGATAAGCAAGTCACACAGATTCCTGGGGCTGGAGTGGCTCCCTCCGACCTGatgctccctctcttctctctgtctctctctctgggtctccttgtctccccacttcctcaccatcccctcttcctctctagcctcccccaccccagtctcAAAAATGCCCCTAGAAACACCCCAAGCTTAACCAAGGGACCTTGAGAAATGCCAGCAGGTCCCTATTGTGATTACGATCTCCTAGAACAAGCCTGAGGCGCAcatgattcctttttctttcaggaatcctgagttttCAGACAACCAGTTACACTAAGTGGGCAAAGTTCAGCTCAGGAGATAAATGAGGGGCTGGACATGAAGATTATTGTGTTTTCTTCTTAGACATTTTCCCAAGAGGGTCCCTTtatgcagccccctcccccatcccctgtcTCCTAACTCTGCTCCAGCCGGAGTCGTGCTGAGCCTCACAGAGGCCAGCTGTCCTGCAGAAAAACCCACATGTGCTTGGGGCACAGGGGCAGCTGGAGCGGTGACCAGGCCCACCAGGAATGCACCTGAATGTCAGACTACTGGCCTCGCTGTCTCAGAGGTGTGTCTCTTTTAAATGACCTTAAAGAGCACACTGGTTTGGTTTGGTCACTGCCCAGCCAACCTCCTTCATCCCATCCCCTGCTCTCCTTGCTGGCTGACAGCCTGAGCTTCTTTCTGCCTTGGGGGCTCCTGGCTCAATCACATGTGGGAGGATTCCCATGGAAACCTCACAAGAAGGAGAGGCACAGGGAAGCCTCATTGATTCATGCTCCAGGAAGACAGACGTGAGATGGTTTCACCTGGAACTGGACAGATGGCTCGCTTTGTGAGCTCCCACGAAGAAAGGGCCTGCCCAGCCTGGAGTCGTGTGAGCTGCATCGTGTGTCCAGAGGGCAAAGATAATGGACGCCTGTGAATCAAACCTTGGGGGTTCTTTAGGTCATTCACCATTGGTGGGTTCATTGTGAATGAGCATCTTTTAATGGAGCAGCCCTTCTACCTAATATTTGTAATAAGAAAATCTTAGAAACATCCCAGTCGAACCAGGTATCATTGGCACCTTTGCACAGAGATGAAAATTGAAGGCTGAGGATGTTAACTGACTTGCCCCAGTTCACGGAGCGCTGCTCTCCTAGTCATACCTCGGTGGAGGCTCTTTCTAAGGCAGCTGGTCGCTGCTTTTATTCCTTTGCTTGTGTCTGTGCACCCACCACTTTCTCTGAGCCAGAGCCCTGCGGCAGAGTCCTGGGGACTGCAGTGAGGAGACCAGCCCCTGCTCTTGACTTATTCCCCCTACTGGTGGAGGGAGGCAGCCGAGGAGACGTCATGGCCCCTTGTGTTAAGTCTATAATGGAGACAGGTGCAGGGGCTCTGTGGGCACGGGGTGGGGAGCTCCCAGAGGCACTGATACTGAACTGGATGAATTACccaggtgtgtgtatgtgggaaGGATGTgtaagggagagggaaggggtgaAGGTAGCAGAGAGGGTCAGGATACACGTGTGTGGCCCCCATAGTACCTTCAGGGAGATTCAGGCAGGTTAATGGGGATGCAGGGAAGGGCTTCACAGAGGGAGATGGGCCAGGGGAGGATTAGTGTTAGGAGTTTGTACTTTATCCTGAAAGCTGTGGAGAGCCTGTGGAGGATTTTAAGTAGGGAGCATGATTAAGTCAGCTTTGCATTTTGTAAGTGTTGTCGTATATATTTGAAAGCAATATGCAGTCTATTACAGGAATTCAAGGGGTATCAAACCGCACTGCTTTGTACAGTCCTTGTCATTATTCAGACCTGTCACTGGGTCTGACCCCTTGGGCGTGAGCTCTCCCTAGAGGGAAGTGATTGGGTCTTAACACTTTCCTGTAGCCTCAGATCCCCAGGGAGGCATCATTACTGCTggttaaatgaaggaatgaaattTGCCCCGACCCCTGCCCCAGCAAGTCCAAAGCCAAAGGCCACACTGAGGGGAGGGTACTTCACCCAGTCATTACCAGTTCCTGCAGCTGTCAAGTCTCCTGGCAGACCCCACGCCTGGGTGAGCAGACAAGACGCAGCATGAGATTTCAGATCCTTGGTCTCTGAAGACCGTCACATCTTGCAAACTACTGAGGCTTCTTAAGAAATGCGACATCCACGCTTGGTGTCTCCTCCTTTCCCTGTCGGGTTGCAACACCTGCCAGGGTCCTGGGAAGGGCAACTGGCAATTTGAATTTTGGTTTTCTTGCTCAGCCATCGTTGAAGCCCTGGGGTAGATCCTTCTGTATAATGTCATTAAGCATCCTCATCCAAGCATGGCCTAAGAAATTATGTTTGGTTTGAGGAAATGTGATGGAGGCACCCTTAGGCATTGTTCAGTATGCCCTTTGCTTGCTGGGTTGAGAGACGATGTTATTCCTACCAGGAAGTTAGACTCCGTTGTATCTCCTGGGTGCCTTGTCTGGTGCCAGGTGCTGCAGTGGAGACAAGAAGAGAAATGTGACAAGCAGCCACTACCCCTGGCTGAAGGGAGAGTTTAGGGACTGAGCCTGACTTGgccactgctgtgtgtccctagCTCTcagcagcacagagcctggcatgtgGTGGCCATCCaccaagtgtttgttgaatgaataaatggggaCTGGGAGCAGGAAGGGTGCATAGCAGTATCTAACAAGGGGCAGGCAGACTGGATACAGCCCGTGGTCAGAGGCTCAGAAGCGATGAACATGTTGGTGGCAGGACTAGACCTGGTGTCCCCATCTCctgactccagccccagccctttcCCTGCTGAATTCTCTAAAGAGAGCAGAAAGTGAGGCCTCACTTAGTGATGGAGAAAGCACAGCAGATGCAGTGGGGACTTTGGGTTCAGGCAACCCAGGGTGGGACCAGCTCTGCCATCTTTTAGCCATGTGACTTGGTCAGGCcacttcctctctgagcctctttccTGGGCTGTTAGAAAGGGAGCATCGGGTGTCTTTAAGTGAATTACAAAAGTGGCAGTTCCCAGCCCCTTTCCTCCCAGTCAGATGTCCTCGGGCAGAGACTCACAGAGAAGGCCCTGGATGAGAGTCTGTTCTATGGACTGAATCCCCACTATGTGCCCTGCATTTCTCCCACGGTCTCTGGCTTATATTTCATAACCTGGTTGAGGCTCAAGGATTGGATAAAGGTCAGTATAAAGTTCTGTGGTGAGTAAAGAAAAGCTAGTTGTCTTGTAAAACTGAACTGGACTGTCCAGTTTTCTTATGGACACCACTCCCACagacctcctcctccctcttactctccctcccctccctccccctccaccaaaATGACAGTGTACCACACATACTGTTCTGCACTGTTCATCTATCTGTCGCATCTTCCACATCAGTGCATTCTTTTCTCCAGCTGCATAGTGTTCCAGAATATGGATTCACCATCGTTTATTTAGCTAGTCTTCAGTTTGGGTTTTCCCCAatattttgctattacaaaccATGCTGCTTATGTACGTATGTCATGTAATATGTACGCATattgcatatatgtgtatgtgtagttTGCACATCTGAGAATAAACCTGAATAAATACTGAGGAGAATTGCTAGGTCAAAGGGTCCTAATCTGCCATCCACTGAGGCTACACTATCTTACTTTCAGTTTAACAATGTATGACCTGTCTGCTCCTCCAAGAAGGCATTACCCACTTTCTGATCTTTCCTAAGCTGGAAGACAAAAACGGTATTTAATTTTAGCTccaacttgtttttcttttattatgcaTTTGGTAGGGCATCTCTTCAAAGAGccgtttgtttttctttttgtgtgagcTGTTCGTTGCAtctttccacattctatatttggGTTGGTCCCTCTTACTCATTTGTAGGAATTTGTCATATATTTGTTTGTGATTTGTGTCGCACATATTTCCCCATATTAAAACGACAAAGTCCAACTTCTCTTATGAGTGCTTTTTGCTATACCATTTGGTTatttcccattttcatttctcattttacatATTTGTGTCTTCCTCCACCCCCACTTTAAATGATTCGATTAAATAGCttatatgttttatgttttttttaaagtttgctcATTGAAGTTATGCATTTAAATTTAGTTAATAtgtaaaaatgttaattatttattttggtgaaaTAATCTGAATAAAGGTCAAtgatgacaattaaaaaaaaactgactatATTGTAGACAAAAAAAGAATAACGTGCAGTGCATCCAAATGCTAACAGTGTTTATATCTGATTAATGAGATAGAAGGTGACTTGGTGGTTTTATACgtgttttagatttcttttaactttaaacagtgatttaatgtttttaattaatcGACTTGAATTTTAAGAttagttttagatttatagaaaaacatacagtacagagagttcccacatacACCCAGTTTCTcctgttattaacatcttgcacTGGTATGGTACATTTATCACAACTAGTGAATCAATGTCGATACAAGGTTATTAACTAAAggccatactttattcagatttccttacttCTCACCTAATATCCTTTGTCTagtccaggatcccatccaggataaTGCTACATTTCGTTGTCGTGTCTCCGTAGGCTCCTCTTGGTTGTGACAGTTTCTCATATTTTCCTTGTCTTTGATGACCTTAACAATTTTGAGcagtactggtcaggtattttgttaGATACTCCTCAGTTggaatctgttctctgtttctcttaGGATTAGACTGGGATTATGGGCTTGGGGGAGGAAGATCATAGAGGTAGAGTGTTATTTCATTACCTCATAACAAGGATAGATACTACCAACATAATAGAttaatacaataaatgaaacaaataatatatattttatatataatatagcaTCATGTATGACATAAATGGCACATAAAATGATTGAATTAAATggtttatatgttttattttgttttcttggttGTTTTATTTCCCCAAAGAACCAGCTCTCGGATTTTTTgattagttcttttatttttctattttattatgcttgatttatatattttcattCCTTCTTATTTACTAATATAAGTACACCAGGGATGATTTCCTCTGAGCACAACTTAGTGGAATTCCAAGGTTCTAAtacatggaattttttttgttatttgtattttctagttGTTCTACAATTTCTACATAGGTCTCTCTTTTGATCTGAGTTGTTTaaaagagagtttttaaaaatgtccaaGTGATGGGATTTTTGTGATCCATAATTTTGTgattaatttctagttttttttctctgttaccaGATTCTGTAATATTGCTGCTTTTTTTGGTGAGGTTTTATTTGTGGCCTAATATATGGAAAACGTATACATCAATTAAATCTGACTTGTTAATTatgcagttttcatttttctgtctttacttAATTTGGTCCATTGATCTGTCATGAGCTACAAGAGGTAAAGTAAAATCACCTTCCTGTACTGTAGATCTGTCTGACCTTCCTTGTATTTCCTACAGCTTTTGCTTTGAATTTTGGTGCTGTTATTTGATGTGCTCGATCTTCAGTTGTggattatattctttattgttaTAAAGTGTTCTTTGTCTCACTTAAGATTGTTTGCCCTAAATTCAACTTTACTTGCCTAATACCAAGGGTACAGTGCTTCCTTGGTTTGAGGTAGCACTTACTTggtatatatttgcctttcctattttttCAACATTGTTGAATTACTTTGCTTTGGGGATGTCTCAAATGTAGcatacgggggggggggggtttgtTCCCCAGCCTTAGAATCTTTCCTTTTTAGTTTACTATGGCCATTCATTGACATAGCTAGTATTTTGGTCTTAGTTTTACTGTCACATATTAAGTCTTTGTGGTTTTGCTTCTATGGCTTCTTAAAGCAAAATTGTTCCGTGTGTggtctgttttattttgtgttgtgtTCTCTCTGACAATTTGGAAGGTTTGTACTTTATTTTGAGTTCTTCTGGAGGTTGCCTTTGTAACTTCACATAGTAAAgtgtatttaatcttttttttttttcaagcttacTAGTTGTCTCCCTTCTGACGTAAGTGATCACaaaattaatttacaaattgGGTCacaatttttatctgttttgtgaCAGCTTTTTTTCTGGTGAGTTTTCTTGCtttgccagatttttttttcccattcctttccttctttatttcttgtCCAGCATCTTTGACTATATCATGTGCTGGTTCTGCTTTGGAAGAGGCGAGCCTTCCCGGATCAGCATTTTGCAGGGGATGCGTGTAGAGGAGGTGCCAGGAAGTATGGAGCCAGGAAGTAGGAGAGCAGAATAGCTCCCTGATTCACGGTTACTTTGTTCACAGGACTGTGGCAGTGATTTCTTGTAGCTCCCACCTCGTCAGTCAGCAGAGATCTGCAGCTACAGGCTTCCCCCAGTTCAGCCCTCCTCCCACGCTGCCTCACCTGCATACTGCTTCCTGTGAAGATGGCGgacctgcagttttctctgttaGCCCTGctctcccctgtcttcacagagtCAGAGGCAGCAGCTCCCAGTGCTAGACCTGTTCTCTTTGTTCCTGATTAGGAACCGTTGCTGTTGCTTTTTCCTTCAGGGAATGCCAGTTACTGCCTGGCTTTGCTATCTCTGTCTGAGCTTTGCAGCCACAGGTGTCTTCTATAGGTGTTTTCTCACACCTCGCTTGATGTTCACTGCTTTTGGCAGTCGTCTGCCATTTTTTTTGGCAGCCTTTCCTTGTAAGTTGTGGTTTGGATTACGAATGTGTTACAGTTTTGCTGAAGATAGGATTTGCattcctgtttctcttttctcgTTTATTTTGGGTGATTTTGGATAGGGAAAGGAGTAACTATTCTGGTATCTTAGAACTGTCTAGTGTTGCAAATTTTTGTGTGTTCTGGTATTCCCTTAGATTAAACATTATCCAGAGCCCTCTGGATAGGGTCGGCATGAGCTGAACCTGGGGTCTgacaatagaaagaaaagaaaaggggagtTGAGAATAAAATCAGAGGGTTAAAAAAAGCAATGCACAATATAGCTGCCTGCACTGCATGGCACTTTGGCTGGGAGTTAGGGTGGGAGGTCATGGCCAGGCAGAGAAAGGCATGAAAAACACCTGTCTCCTGGTCTGTCTCAGGGGAAGCTAttcagagcagggaggggaggcgACATGCCTCTGCTCTGGATGGGCTGCAGGCCTCAGCTCTCCATCTCTCCCCACACCCGGGGCCCATCCAAACAGCCCAAGCACCCTGAGTTCTGGCTGGCCTTTTAGTGATAGTGGCCAAGTTCTCCTCCCTGGAAACCAGGATCTTGTCTCAGAGGAGGTCGTCCAGGGTCAGTGCTATTAATGGTGTTTATATGCCCAAAGAAAGACCTTGCCCATCCAAAGGGAAGGGGGTACATGCAGGATGCCCAGAAGATAGAACCAAAGAGGAAAGCCTGCCCGCAGAGTCTCAGGCTTGGCTCTTGATACTATCTCTCAGATTCCTACACCACTGGGAGGGAgcattttatccccattttacagatgaggaaactggaatCTTAGAGAGGCTAAGAGACTTTCCTATGGACGCAAAGCTAAGCGATGGAGAGAGGGATTGGGACCTAGTtctctctgactccagagcctggacACCAACTCCCTTATCACCTACCTGCAGTTCACCTTCCCATGAAGACCCCACCCCATCCTCAGATGGTTGCCTTGAGTGGCCTTCGTGGATCCTtgctctgtgtctggcttctcaaGCTTGGATGCACTTTAGATGCTATTTAAGCTCCCCAGGGCATCCAGGGATGGGAAACACCCTATATGTCTTCAGCCCCGTGTCAAGGGCACAATGTCCCCCCAGCCTTGGCAAAGGGCTTGTGCCTTTCTTGGGACCAAATGCACTGGGGTTCTCCAGGTtctgtgatcttgagcaaatcaCCATTTCTCTGGGCTCAGTCCTTATTGCTAAAATAAAATTGCCTGTGATTGCTCTAAGAGCCGAACACAGACTCTGAAGCCAGATGGCCTCAGTGTAAATCTTGGCTCAGCTCCTTATTAACTGTGGGACTTTGGTTAATTACCTATCTcctctctgttctttattttcctcatctataaaatgggattaataatGAATGTCTTATAGTGAGGTctcgtgaggattaaatgagctaataaatGTAAActgtttagaacagtgcctggcataaggCAAGTACTGGATATGTGCTAGATATCATTCTAttcattaattattattattaatgaatgCCAAGGGCCCAGCCAAGGCTAAGTGCTTGTCGAGCCTGCTGTTATAACCCGTGTCCTTTGCTTCCTTCCAGGAGCTTGGGCCCCTGCTCCAGCCCCGTCGAGGCTGTGGACGTGTACGGTCTGGAAGCCTGGTTTCCAGCCCCGTGGCCCATCCCTGGCTGCGGGGAGTGGAAGCTCCCACGAGGTAGCGGTGGCCCGCATTGGCCCCGTCCCGGCAGTGAGCCATGGGCCAGAAGCTCTCGGGGAGCCTCAAGCCGGTGGAGGTGCGAGAGCCGGCGCTGCGGCCGGCCAAGCGCGAGCTGCGGGGAGCCGAGCCCGGGCGGCCGGCGCGGCTGGACCAGCTGCTGGACATGCCGGCGGCGGGGCTGGCGGTGCAGCTGCGGCACGCGTGGAACCCCGAGGACCGCTCGCTCAACGTCTTCGTCAAGGATGACGACCGGCTCACCTTCCACCGGCACCCGGTGGCGCAGAGCACCGACGGCATCCGCGGCAAGGTGGGCCACGCCCGCGGCCTGCACGCCTGGCAGATCCACTGGCCGGCGCGGCAGCGGGGCACGCACGCCGTGGTGGGCGTGGCCACGGCGCGCGCCCCGCTGCACTCGGTGGGCTACACGGCGCTGGTGGGCAGCGATGCTGAGTCGTGGGGCTGGGACCTGGGCCGCAGCCGCCTCTACCACGACGGCAAGAACCGGCCCGGAGTGGCCTACCCGGCCTTCCTGGGGCCCGAGGAGGCCTTCGCGCTGCCTGACTCGCTGCTCGTGGTGCTGGACATGGACGAGGGCACGCTCAGCTTCGTCGTGGATGGCCAGTACCTGGGCGTGGCCTTCCGCGGCCTCAAGGGCAAGAAGCTGTACCCGGTGGTGAGTGCCGTGTGGGGCCACTGCGAAGTCACCA
This portion of the Vicugna pacos chromosome 1, VicPac4, whole genome shotgun sequence genome encodes:
- the SPSB4 gene encoding SPRY domain-containing SOCS box protein 4 isoform X2 gives rise to the protein MGQKLSGSLKPVEVREPALRPAKRELRGAEPGRPARLDQLLDMPAAGLAVQLRHAWNPEDRSLNVFVKDDDRLTFHRHPVAQSTDGIRGKVGHARGLHAWQIHWPARQRGTHAVVGVATARAPLHSVGYTALVGSDAESWGWDLGRSRLYHDGKNRPGVAYPAFLGPEEAFALPDSLLVVLDMDEGTLSFVVDGQYLGVAFRGLKGKKLYPVVSAVWGHCEVTMRYINGLDPEPLPLMDLCRRSIRLALGRQRLGDIGSLPLPQSLKNYLQYQ
- the SPSB4 gene encoding SPRY domain-containing SOCS box protein 4 isoform X1, encoding MGQKLSGSLKPVEVREPALRPAKRELRGAEPGRPARLDQLLDMPAAGLAVQLRHAWNPEDRSLNVFVKDDDRLTFHRHPVAQSTDGIRGKVGHARGLHAWQIHWPARQRGTHAVVGVATARAPLHSVGYTALVGSDAESWGWDLGRSRLYHDGKNRPGVAYPAFLGPEEAFALPDSLLVVLDMDEGTLSFVVDGQYLGVAFRGLKGKKLYPVVSAVWGHCEVTMRYINGLDRRGLSVLSLWCHRLENAATNVRTGGWQREVSEPINVESPAQCLRLDGTHVDPFPLADHNGLRHRPSGCTIKTS
- the SPSB4 gene encoding SPRY domain-containing SOCS box protein 4 isoform X4; the protein is MGQKLSGSLKPVEVREPALRPAKRELRGAEPGRPARLDQLLDMPAAGLAVQLRHAWNPEDRSLNVFVKDDDRLTFHRHPVAQSTDGIRGKVGHARGLHAWQIHWPARQRGTHAVVGVATARAPLHSVGYTALVGSDAESWGWDLGRSRLYHDGKNRPGVAYPAFLGPEEAFALPDSLLVVLDMDEGTLSFVVDGQYLGVAFRGLKGKKLYPVVSAVWGHCEVTMRYINGLDPGR
- the SPSB4 gene encoding SPRY domain-containing SOCS box protein 4 isoform X3; translation: MGQKLSGSLKPVEVREPALRPAKRELRGAEPGRPARLDQLLDMPAAGLAVQLRHAWNPEDRSLNVFVKDDDRLTFHRHPVAQSTDGIRGKVGHARGLHAWQIHWPARQRGTHAVVGVATARAPLHSVGYTALVGSDAESWGWDLGRSRLYHDGKNRPGVAYPAFLGPEEAFALPDSLLVVLDMDEGTLSFVVDGQYLGVAFRGLKGKKLYPVVSAVWGHCEVTMRYINGLDPTVGLR